One segment of Panicum virgatum strain AP13 chromosome 1K, P.virgatum_v5, whole genome shotgun sequence DNA contains the following:
- the LOC120704175 gene encoding probable serine/threonine-protein kinase At1g01540 encodes MSDSELSRSTVVFGLRMWVLVGVGVGAAFVLLLVLISVLCLLAFRRRRRRQRPTNHAQAQQLPTTAPPKNPANVKAPKDIQEVPSHDDDDAAAAAPAKTQLAQVLQLPTPQVSEQIATGKEHRIANPEQQQQHPSQRSDGPSPHGGDESRGGRGGAANRAPPAVPEVSHLGWGHWYTLKELETATGMFADENVIGEGGYGIVYHGVLENGTHVAVKNLLNNRGQAEKEFKVEVEAIGRVRHKNLVRLLGYCAEGNERMLVYEYVDNGNLEQWLHGDVGPVSPLTWENRMKIILGTAKGLMYLHEGLEPKVVHRDVKSSNILLDKHWDAKLSDFGLAKLLGSERSYVTTRVMGTFGYVAPEYAGTGMLNETSDIYSFGILIMEIISGRVPVDYNRPPGEVNLVDWLKTMVSNRNSDGVVDPKIPQKPTSRAVKKALLVALRCVDPDARKRPRIGHVIHMLEVDDFPYREDRRGSRAPGQARAPEKTAGGSGHHETDSNANGGTQAEPFRWRNPDA; translated from the exons ATGTCGGACTCGGAGCTGTCCCGGAGCACGGTGGTGTTCGGGCTCCGCATGTGGGtgctcgtcggcgtcggcgtcggcgccgcTTTCGTGCTCCTGCTCGTTCTCATCTCCGTCCTCTGCCTCCtcgccttccgccgccgccgccgccggcagcggccGACCAACCACGCCCAGGCCCAGCAGCTCCCCACTACCGCCCCTCCCAAGAACCCCGCGAATGTCAAGGCGCCCAAGGACATCCAAGAAGTCCCCtcccacgacgacgacgacgccgccgccgccgccccggcgaaGACGCAGCTCGCGCAGGTGCTCCAGCTCCCCACGCCGCAGGTCTCCGAGCAGATCGCGACCGGCAAGGAGCACCGCATCGCGAacccggagcagcagcagcagcaccccaGCCAAAGGAGCGACGGGCCTTCGCCGCATGGCGGCGACGAGAGCCGAGGCGGGCGAGGTGGCGCTGCgaaccgcgcgccgccggcggtgccGGAGGTGTCCCATCTCGGGTGGGGCCACTGGTACACGCTCAAGGAGCTGGAGACGGCGACGGGGATGTTCGCCGACGAGAACGTGATCGGCGAGGGCGGGTACGGGATCGTGTACCATGGCGTGCTCGAGAACGGCACGCATGTCGCGGTCAAGAACTTGCTCAACAACAG GGGTCAGGCAGAGAAGGAATTCAAGGTTGAGGTCGAAGCGATTGGGCGCGTGCGGCACAAGAACCTTGTGCGCCTTCTAGGATACTGTGCTGAGGGTAATGAGAG GATGCTTGTTTATGAGTATGTCGATAATGGGAACTTGGAGCAGTGGCTGCACGGGGATGTTGGACCCGTAAGCCCTCTTACATGGGAGAACAGGATGAAGATTATACTGGGAACAGCAAAAGG GTTAATGTATTTGCATGAGGGACTTGAACCAAAAGTGGTTCACCGTGATGTCAAGTCAAGCAACATCCTTCTGGACAAGCACTGGGATGCTAAGCTCTCAGATTTTGGACTCGCAAAGCTTCTTGGTTCAGAAAGGAGTTATGTTACTACACGAGTTATGGGAACTTTCGG ATACGTTGCTCCAGAGTACGCAGGGACTGGAATGTTGAATGAAACGAGTGATATATATAGTTTTGGAATTCTCATTATGGAAATAATATCGGGTAGGGTACCAGTGGATTATAACAGGCCACCAGGAGAG GTTAATTTAGTTGATTGGCTTAAGACAATGGTAAGCAACCGAAATTCTGACGGCGTTGTGGACCCAAAGATCCCCCAGAAGCCTACTTCTAGGGCAGTGAAGAAGGCTTTGCTAGTGGCGTTGCGATGTGTAGATCCTGATGCTCGTAAGAGGCCAAGGATTGGGCATGTCATTCACATGCTTGAGGTTGATGATTTCCCATACAGAGAA GATCGCCGGGGTAGCAGAGCACCAGGGCAAGCAAGAGCGCCAGAGAAAACGGCTGGTGGATCAGGTCACCATGAGACTGACAGCAATGCAAATGGTGGCACACAAGCCGAACCCTTCAGATGGAGGAACCCAGATGCTTAG